One region of Anoplolepis gracilipes unplaced genomic scaffold, ASM4749672v1 Contig34, whole genome shotgun sequence genomic DNA includes:
- the LOC140676006 gene encoding tubulin alpha-1 chain-like isoform X1 — protein sequence MAKKRECISIHIGQAGVQMGNACWELYCLEHGIHPDGQMPSDTTVGHGDDSFNAFFSETSSGKHVPRAVLVDLEPTVVDEVRSGTYKQLFHPEQMITGKEDAANNYARGHYTIGKEIIDITLDRIRRLTEQCKGLQGFLIFHSFGGGTGSGFSSLLMEQLSADYPKKSKLTFSIYPAPQISTAVVEPYNAILYTHPTLEHTEVAFIVDNQAIFELCRRNLNIDRPTYTNLNRLIGQIVSSITASLRFDGALNVDLTEFQTNLVPYPRIHFPLATYAPVMSAEKAEHERVTVGEITNSCFEPNHQMVNCDPRMGKYMAVCLLYRGDVVPKDVNAAIAMIKRQKHVQFVEWCPTGFKVGINYQPPTVVPGGDLARVERAVCCLCNTTAIVDAWARLDHKFDLMYAKRAFVHWFVGEGMEEGEFSEAREDLAALELDYREVQEDAVNTEEEEEY from the exons atggcAAAAaag CGGGAATGTATATCCATTCATATAGGGCAGGCGGGTGTACAAATGGGAAATGCCTGTTGGGAGCTTTATTGTTTGGAGCACGGTATCCATCCGGATGGACAGATGCCCAGTGACACCACCGTAGGTCACGGGGATGATTCCTTTAACGCATTCTTTTCTGAAACAAGTTCCGGAAAACATGTTCCACGAGCGGTTTTAGTCGATCTCGAGCCAACAGTAGTAG ACGAAGTTCGTTCGGGTACTTATAAGCAATTGTTCCATCCGGAACAGATGATCACCGGCAAGGAGGATGCGGCTAATAATTATGCTAGGGGTCATTACACGATag GAAAAGAGATCATAGATATTACTTTAGATAGAATACGCAGGCTAACAGAACAATGTAAAGGCTTGCAAGGCTTTTTGATCTTCCATTCATTTGGAGGTGGCACGGGATCCGGATTCTCGAGCCTGCTTATGGAACAACTGTCTGCCGATTATCCGAAGAAAAGTAAACTGACTTTTAGCATTTATCCAGCACCACAG ataTCGACTGCAGTAGTAGAACCTTATAACGCGATTCTATACACTCATCCAACATTAGAGCATACCGAAGTGGCTTTCATTGTAGATAATCAG GCTATTTTCGAATTATGCAGAAGGAATTTAAACATCGATCGGCCGACTTATACGAATCTGAATCGGTTGATTGGACAAATAGTCTCATCTATTACTGCTAGTTTACGATTCGACGGGGCATTAAATGTCGATCTCACTGAATTCCAGACAAATCTAGTGCCTTACCCACGTATTCATTTCCCACTC GCCACTTATGCTCCTGTTATGTCAGCGGAAAAGGCCGAACACGAGAGAGTGACTGTCGGAGAGATAACGAATTCTTGTTTCGAACCGAATCATCAAATGGTGAATTGCGATCCGCGTATGGGAAAGTACATGGCGGTGTGTTTATTATACAGAGGCGATGTGGTGCCCAAGGACGTTAACGCGGCGATCGCGATGATAAAACGACAGAAACACGTGCAATTCGTTGAGTGGTGCCCGACAGGATTCAAG GTGGGAATAAATTATCAACCGCCTACTGTTGTACCGGGTGGTGATCTTGCACGAGTAGAAAGGGCGGTATGTTGTCTCTGCAACACTACGGCGATCGTGGACGCATGGGCTCGACTCGATCATAAATTCGATCTTATGTATGCCAAACGAGCTTTCGTTCACTG GTTCGTCGGGGAAGGTATGGAGGAAGGTGAATTTTCGGAAGCTAGGGAAGATTTAGCCGCCTTAGAACTCGATTATCGTGAAGTGCAAGAGGACGCTGTGAACAccgaggaagaggaagaataTTAA
- the LOC140676006 gene encoding tubulin alpha-1 chain-like isoform X2 yields MRECISIHIGQAGVQMGNACWELYCLEHGIHPDGQMPSDTTVGHGDDSFNAFFSETSSGKHVPRAVLVDLEPTVVDEVRSGTYKQLFHPEQMITGKEDAANNYARGHYTIGKEIIDITLDRIRRLTEQCKGLQGFLIFHSFGGGTGSGFSSLLMEQLSADYPKKSKLTFSIYPAPQISTAVVEPYNAILYTHPTLEHTEVAFIVDNQAIFELCRRNLNIDRPTYTNLNRLIGQIVSSITASLRFDGALNVDLTEFQTNLVPYPRIHFPLATYAPVMSAEKAEHERVTVGEITNSCFEPNHQMVNCDPRMGKYMAVCLLYRGDVVPKDVNAAIAMIKRQKHVQFVEWCPTGFKVGINYQPPTVVPGGDLARVERAVCCLCNTTAIVDAWARLDHKFDLMYAKRAFVHWFVGEGMEEGEFSEAREDLAALELDYREVQEDAVNTEEEEEY; encoded by the exons CGGGAATGTATATCCATTCATATAGGGCAGGCGGGTGTACAAATGGGAAATGCCTGTTGGGAGCTTTATTGTTTGGAGCACGGTATCCATCCGGATGGACAGATGCCCAGTGACACCACCGTAGGTCACGGGGATGATTCCTTTAACGCATTCTTTTCTGAAACAAGTTCCGGAAAACATGTTCCACGAGCGGTTTTAGTCGATCTCGAGCCAACAGTAGTAG ACGAAGTTCGTTCGGGTACTTATAAGCAATTGTTCCATCCGGAACAGATGATCACCGGCAAGGAGGATGCGGCTAATAATTATGCTAGGGGTCATTACACGATag GAAAAGAGATCATAGATATTACTTTAGATAGAATACGCAGGCTAACAGAACAATGTAAAGGCTTGCAAGGCTTTTTGATCTTCCATTCATTTGGAGGTGGCACGGGATCCGGATTCTCGAGCCTGCTTATGGAACAACTGTCTGCCGATTATCCGAAGAAAAGTAAACTGACTTTTAGCATTTATCCAGCACCACAG ataTCGACTGCAGTAGTAGAACCTTATAACGCGATTCTATACACTCATCCAACATTAGAGCATACCGAAGTGGCTTTCATTGTAGATAATCAG GCTATTTTCGAATTATGCAGAAGGAATTTAAACATCGATCGGCCGACTTATACGAATCTGAATCGGTTGATTGGACAAATAGTCTCATCTATTACTGCTAGTTTACGATTCGACGGGGCATTAAATGTCGATCTCACTGAATTCCAGACAAATCTAGTGCCTTACCCACGTATTCATTTCCCACTC GCCACTTATGCTCCTGTTATGTCAGCGGAAAAGGCCGAACACGAGAGAGTGACTGTCGGAGAGATAACGAATTCTTGTTTCGAACCGAATCATCAAATGGTGAATTGCGATCCGCGTATGGGAAAGTACATGGCGGTGTGTTTATTATACAGAGGCGATGTGGTGCCCAAGGACGTTAACGCGGCGATCGCGATGATAAAACGACAGAAACACGTGCAATTCGTTGAGTGGTGCCCGACAGGATTCAAG GTGGGAATAAATTATCAACCGCCTACTGTTGTACCGGGTGGTGATCTTGCACGAGTAGAAAGGGCGGTATGTTGTCTCTGCAACACTACGGCGATCGTGGACGCATGGGCTCGACTCGATCATAAATTCGATCTTATGTATGCCAAACGAGCTTTCGTTCACTG GTTCGTCGGGGAAGGTATGGAGGAAGGTGAATTTTCGGAAGCTAGGGAAGATTTAGCCGCCTTAGAACTCGATTATCGTGAAGTGCAAGAGGACGCTGTGAACAccgaggaagaggaagaataTTAA
- the LOC140676008 gene encoding radial spoke head protein 9 homolog, giving the protein MDCLKLLETLDVLGCAGICISTENSQLLQNSLLILQTENHFRKCYYWGRINGLQNDYHIAYGYEKDCMNGQVYYYSTNSINWLLLPKATKCGQFLSPLAINKFEGDPSIVTNVYNVNPPFPPNEDPKTYYESPMPKELKEEDRLTAVVESITEDAAIIPRGAWFKCPSGDVIENPSFEGLCASDASHLKSYLHARSPKQKWNSNLLSRPDYNYALDFLDSIDMDVPQECWDMQFLSGSRLVILHSLYWHGMTFFHKLNSPHYGFLYIGHGKKNLDLPFMY; this is encoded by the exons atggATTGCTTGAAATTATTGGAAACTTTGGACGTACTCGGTTGTGCCGGTATTTGCATAAGTACTGAGAATTCCCAGCTGCTACAAAATTCGCTACTCATTTTGCAGACGGAAaatcattttcgaaaatgttaCTATTGGGGTAGAATTAATGGATTGCAAAATGATTACCACATCGCATACGGTTATGAAAAAGATTGCATGAACGGCCAAGTGTATTATTACag CACAAATAGCATAAATTGGCTGTTATTGCCAAAAGCGACAAAATGTGGACAATTTTTGAGTCCTTTGGCGATTAATAAATTCGAAGGTGATCCGTCCATCGTCACGAATGTTTATAATGTCAACCCACCGTTTCCCCCAAACGAGGATCCTAAAACTTATTACGAA AGTCCTATGCCGAAGGAGTTGAAAGAGGAGGATCGTCTCACGGCTGTCGTGGAATCGATCACGGAAGATGCAGCGATCATTCCACGTGGGGCCTGGTTTAAATGTCCGAGCGGCGATGTAATCGAGAATCCGAGCTTCGAAGGTCTTTGCGCTTCAGATGCCTCGCATTTAAAGTCCTACTTGCACGCTCGTTCACCGAAGCAGAAATGGAATAGCAATTTACTATCTCGGCCTGATTATAATTACGCGTTAGATTTCCTAGATAGCATAGACATGGACGTTCCTCAAG AATGTTGGGATATGCAATTTCTTTCGGGCAGTCGCCTGGTCATTTTGCACAGCCTATATTGGCACGGAATGACTTTTTTTCACAAGTTAAACTCTCCGCATTatggatttttatatattggaCATGGAAAAAAGAATCTAGATCTTCCATTCAtgtactaa